The nucleotide window TAATTGTAATTTTTTGCTTACCTATTTCTGCGTCAAGCATTCGCTTTTCTGATGCTAATTTGCTTGTTGAATCTTTTAAATATGAAAGATCTTTTAAATTTTCAGATATTTCAAGCAATGACTTTTGAATATTTTTATAAATCTGCGGTTTTTCAGGATCATTAATACCTTTAAAAGTATATTCCAAAAGATAATGATACGTTTCTTTTTGTTTTTCAAAACTTCTGCTTATTTCAGGCTTATTGATCTTATTTATATGCTTCTCTGTTAATAAAAAAGCATCCGATAATTTCTTTTCGGAAATATAATCACATATTAATCTGTAATCTTTATCTGTATATTGGTTCATTTAATGCAAATTTATTTCAAATACAAACAAAAATAATACAAATATATATAATATGCCAATTAGACAGAACATAGAAAATTTTTATATTCATTTTTTTTGTATTTTTGTACCGACAAAAAACATCCTTTTTTAATCTTTAAGCTAAATTGGGAAAATCGTTAATGAAACAAATTTTTAAATATTTTTTCAAATCTCATTCTTTTGATTCTAACCTTGAAAGTTTTCGATCAAGAACTTTATTATTATTTCTTCTTACCGGCTTAATGTTGCTTATAGCTTTCATGATAAAAACTACTTTATCGGGAACATATAATTCTCTTTATATTCAATTTGTTTTCCTAATTATTCTTATTGCTTCATTAATATTAATGAAAACAGGTAAACATCAGTTGGTTGGAAACATGTTATCATTATTAATTGTTTTTATAGAAATAGCTTCGACTTTTTTCAATTTTTCCGGAGCAGAGTCTTACAATTTCTTTGTGGATGAATTTTATTTGCTCCTTGCATTTTTATTGTTTTCAGCAATGTTTGCATCCAGATTTATCTTAATAACTAATTCAATACTGATTACAGCAACTGCAATTACAGCATTTATCATTAAAAAAAATGATTTTCCGCCTGAAATTATTGAAGAACTTAAATTAGGATTAAATGTTTATATACTTGTTATTTTAATAATTTTTGGTTTTAGTTATTTATACACACATACCATTTTAAAAGCGATAAAAGAAATATCAGACAGTGCTTTTGATACCGAAGAAAAAAATATTCAATTGGAAGAAAATGCAAAGCTTTTACAAGAACAACAATTTGAGTTAATAAAAGCAAAAGAAAAAGCAGAAGAAAGTGATCGTTTAAAATCATCTTTCCTTGCCAATATGTCACATGAAATCAGGACACCGATGAATTCTGTATTGGGATTTACAACTATTCTTAAAGATTCCGGATTAAACGAAAAACAAAGTGAATTTGTAAAAATAATTGAAAGCAGCGGAAATCATTTATTGGA belongs to Bacteroidales bacterium and includes:
- a CDS encoding ATP-binding protein — protein: MKQIFKYFFKSHSFDSNLESFRSRTLLLFLLTGLMLLIAFMIKTTLSGTYNSLYIQFVFLIILIASLILMKTGKHQLVGNMLSLLIVFIEIASTFFNFSGAESYNFFVDEFYLLLAFLLFSAMFASRFILITNSILITATAITAFIIKKNDFPPEIIEELKLGLNVYILVILIIFGFSYLYTHTILKAIKEISDSAFDTEEKNIQLEENAKLLQEQQFELIKAKEKAEESDRLKSSFLANMSHEIRTPMNSVLGFTTILKDSGLNEKQSEFVKIIESSGNHLLDLINDIIDISELESNIVKINNDKIKLNNLLNETAKVFEANLLNDNKDVKIITIPGFDSGNDIIYSDTKRLRQILINLIGNSIKFTSSGTVKISYILKNEELHFKVEDTGIGISEKELPIVFDRFRQADETTTKQYGGTGLGLAISKACVKLLGGEISVKSVKDKGSIFSFTIPYKPKDISI